The following proteins are encoded in a genomic region of Papaver somniferum cultivar HN1 unplaced genomic scaffold, ASM357369v1 unplaced-scaffold_10, whole genome shotgun sequence:
- the LOC113325992 gene encoding protein HEADING DATE 3A-like, which translates to MPRPQRDPVVVGGIIGDVLDPFKKSIEIRIAYTSRNLTSGCELKPSAAVDHPRVEIGGDDMRTFYTLVMVDPDAPSPSDPSLREYLHWLVTDIPGTTGATYGHEIVTYEAPKPTAGIHRYVYVLFRQLGRQTVYAPGWCQNFNTRDFAEIHNLGLPVAAVYFNCQSENGSGDRRI; encoded by the exons ATGCCAAGACCGCAAAGAGATCCAGTGGTAGTAGGAGGGATAATTGGTGATGTATTGGATCCCTTCAAAAAATCAATAGAAATTAGAATTGCATATACTTCTAGGAATCTCACCAGTGGTTGTGAACTAAAACCGTCTGCTGCTGTTGATCATCCTAGAGTTGAGATTGGTGGTGATGACATGAGGACCTTTTACACTCTG GTCATGGTAGATCCTGATGCACCAAGCCCTAGTGATCCAAGTTTAAGAGAATATTTGCACTG GTTGGTTACTGATATCCCAGGAACAACAGGAGCAACTTATG GACATGAAATCGTAACATACGAAGCACCTAAACCGACTGCGGGGATTCACCGATATGTTTACGTTTTATTTCGACAACTTGGTCGACAAACAGTATATGCTCCAGGGTGGTgtcaaaatttcaatactagagattttgctgaaattcaCAATCTCGGACTGCCTGTTGCAGCAGTATACTTCAACTGCCAGAGCGAGAATGGCTCTGGAGACAGAAGAATATAA